Proteins encoded in a region of the Paucibacter sediminis genome:
- a CDS encoding P1 family peptidase has product MAIETGITAVAGLKVGHFTDTRRPTGCTVILCEQGMVAGVDVRGAAPGTRETDLLRPENTVDRVHAILLSGGSAFGLDAASGVMRWLAERGHGLRVGPACVPIVPAAVLFDLWLGDPRVTPDADAGYAACEAARAAPPAQGSVGAGSGASVGKLFGPERAMKGGIGTAAVCVDGITVAAMVAVNAVGDVIDPATGQLLAGARDAQGRLLGSAQAMLHGLLPARLLNGSATTIGVVATDAMLGKAQACKLAQMSHDGLARSINPVHTPSDGDVMFALASGGSGRSADLTLLGTLAAEVTAQAVLNAVRHAVGLPGLPAAAELSATIAP; this is encoded by the coding sequence ATGGCGATAGAAACTGGCATCACCGCGGTGGCCGGCCTCAAGGTCGGCCATTTCACCGACACGCGCCGCCCCACCGGTTGCACCGTGATCCTGTGCGAGCAGGGCATGGTGGCCGGCGTGGACGTGCGCGGTGCCGCGCCGGGCACGCGCGAGACCGACTTGCTGCGCCCCGAGAACACCGTGGACCGGGTGCACGCCATCCTGCTCAGCGGCGGCAGCGCCTTTGGCCTGGACGCCGCCAGCGGCGTGATGCGCTGGCTGGCCGAGCGCGGCCATGGCCTCCGGGTGGGCCCGGCCTGCGTGCCCATCGTGCCGGCGGCCGTGCTGTTCGACCTCTGGCTGGGTGATCCACGCGTCACCCCGGATGCCGACGCCGGCTATGCCGCTTGCGAGGCCGCCCGTGCGGCGCCGCCCGCGCAGGGCAGCGTGGGCGCCGGCAGCGGCGCCAGCGTGGGCAAGTTGTTTGGCCCCGAGCGCGCCATGAAGGGCGGCATCGGCACGGCGGCGGTCTGCGTGGACGGCATCACGGTGGCCGCCATGGTGGCGGTGAACGCCGTCGGCGATGTGATCGACCCGGCCACCGGCCAGCTGCTGGCGGGTGCACGCGATGCCCAGGGCCGCCTGCTCGGCAGCGCGCAGGCGATGCTGCATGGGCTGCTGCCCGCGCGCCTGCTGAACGGCAGCGCCACCACCATCGGCGTGGTGGCCACCGACGCCATGCTCGGCAAGGCGCAGGCCTGCAAGCTGGCGCAGATGTCGCATGACGGCCTGGCGCGCAGCATCAACCCGGTGCACACGCCCAGCGATGGCGACGTGATGTTTGCGCTGGCCAGCGGTGGCAGCGGGCGCAGCGCCGACCTGACCTTGCTGGGCACGCTGGCCGCCGAGGTCACGGCACAGGCCGTGCTGAATGCCGTGCGCCATGCGGTCGGCCTGCCCGGCCTGCCCGCGGCCGCCGAGCTCTCGGCGACAATTGCGCCATGA
- a CDS encoding acyl-CoA dehydrogenase family protein — protein sequence MDFDFTEDQESLRDAVRRFVDKDYGFEHRRATVRAGGFSRANWEGLAGLGLMGLAVPEAHGGMGFGAIDAMVVMEELGRGIVLEPYAQAALIAPAVLQHAGAEVQAAWLPRIAAGEALVVLAHQERSARYRLDQVATVAEGQVLMGAKSLVPAGAHADAFIVPARTAAGIALYLVERGAAGVGTRPYLLQDGSAAAELSLDKAPATLLVPAPQGLAVLELAADIGIAAQAAEAVGAMDKLVAITAEYLNTRKQFGVAISSFQALRHRMADVKMQLELARSMSYYASLKLGEPAEARRRALSQAKLQLCQSTRYVGQQCTQLHGGIGVTDEYISSHYFKRLTAMEMQWGDSLHHLGEVSARMQDQAGVFA from the coding sequence ATGGACTTTGATTTCACCGAAGACCAGGAATCGCTGCGCGACGCGGTGCGCCGCTTCGTCGACAAGGACTACGGCTTCGAGCACCGCCGCGCCACCGTGCGCGCCGGCGGCTTCTCGCGGGCCAACTGGGAGGGTCTGGCGGGCCTGGGGCTGATGGGGCTGGCGGTGCCCGAGGCGCATGGCGGCATGGGCTTTGGCGCCATCGACGCGATGGTGGTGATGGAGGAGCTCGGGCGCGGCATCGTGCTGGAGCCCTATGCCCAGGCGGCGCTGATCGCCCCCGCCGTGCTGCAGCATGCCGGCGCCGAGGTGCAGGCGGCCTGGCTGCCGCGCATCGCCGCAGGCGAGGCGTTGGTGGTGCTGGCGCACCAGGAACGCAGCGCGCGCTACCGCCTGGACCAGGTCGCCACCGTGGCTGAGGGCCAGGTCTTGATGGGGGCCAAGAGCCTGGTGCCCGCCGGCGCACATGCGGATGCCTTCATCGTACCGGCCCGCACGGCCGCCGGCATCGCGCTCTACCTGGTGGAACGCGGCGCGGCCGGCGTGGGCACGCGCCCCTACCTGCTGCAGGACGGTTCGGCCGCCGCCGAGCTGAGCCTGGACAAGGCCCCCGCCACCCTGCTGGTGCCGGCGCCGCAGGGCCTGGCGGTGCTGGAACTGGCGGCCGACATCGGCATCGCCGCGCAGGCCGCCGAGGCCGTGGGCGCGATGGACAAGCTGGTGGCCATCACCGCCGAATACCTCAACACGCGCAAGCAGTTCGGGGTCGCGATCAGCAGCTTCCAGGCCCTGCGCCACCGCATGGCCGACGTGAAGATGCAGCTGGAGCTGGCGCGCTCGATGAGCTACTACGCCAGCCTCAAGCTGGGCGAGCCGGCCGAGGCGCGCCGGCGCGCGCTCTCGCAGGCCAAGCTGCAGCTGTGCCAATCGACGCGCTATGTGGGCCAGCAATGCACCCAGCTGCATGGCGGCATCGGCGTGACGGACGAGTACATCTCCAGCCACTACTTCAAGCGCCTCACCGCGATGGAGATGCAGTGGGGCGACAGCCTGCATCATCTGGGCGAGGTCAGCGCACGCATGCAGGACCAGGCCGGCGTGTTCGCCTGA
- a CDS encoding pseudouridine synthase, giving the protein MRLSQILFSQGFGTRRLCAGLIYNGEVKVAGEVVDDPEAEYETEGFSFEVSGKTWPFYEKALILLNKPAGYECSQKPKHHPSVMSLLPAPLRERNVQPVGRLDEDTTGLLLLTDDGALIHKLTSPKHHVPKVYEARCKHEVTDEQVARLLAGVELREPESSTPTKPHHKPEQVRAEGAERSDSHGLRLTLIEGKYHQVKRMVAAVGNRVEGLHRPRFGALSIPDGLKPGEWIWIASPALITP; this is encoded by the coding sequence ATGCGTTTGTCCCAGATCCTGTTCTCGCAAGGCTTCGGCACCCGCCGCCTGTGCGCCGGCCTGATTTACAACGGCGAGGTCAAGGTGGCCGGCGAGGTCGTCGACGACCCCGAGGCCGAGTACGAGACAGAGGGTTTCAGCTTTGAAGTCAGCGGCAAGACCTGGCCCTTTTACGAGAAGGCCCTGATCCTGCTGAACAAGCCGGCCGGCTACGAATGCTCGCAAAAGCCCAAGCATCACCCCAGCGTGATGAGCCTGCTGCCCGCCCCCCTGCGCGAACGCAATGTGCAGCCGGTGGGCCGGCTGGACGAGGACACCACGGGCCTGCTGCTGCTCACCGACGACGGCGCCCTGATCCACAAGCTCACCAGCCCCAAGCACCATGTGCCCAAGGTCTACGAGGCGCGCTGCAAACATGAGGTCACGGACGAGCAAGTGGCGCGCCTGCTGGCCGGCGTGGAGCTGCGCGAACCCGAATCGTCAACTCCGACCAAGCCGCATCACAAGCCCGAACAGGTGCGCGCCGAAGGCGCCGAGCGCAGCGACAGCCATGGCCTGCGCCTGACCCTCATCGAGGGCAAGTACCACCAGGTCAAGCGCATGGTGGCGGCGGTGGGCAACCGCGTCGAGGGCCTGCACCGCCCGCGCTTCGGCGCCCTCAGCATCCCCGACGGGCTCAAGCCCGGCGAGTGGATCTGGATCGCGAGCCCCGCACTGATCACGCCCTGA
- a CDS encoding acyl-CoA dehydrogenase family protein, giving the protein MDLNFTTEELAFRAEIRQWVAANLPADISHKVHNALRLNKDDLQRWAKILGKQGWHGWAWPKQFGGPGWNAVQRHLFEEECALAGAPRVVPFGPVMVAPVIMAFGSQAQQERHLPGIMSGEVWWSQGYSEPGSGSDLASVKCKAERVSTGRGDQYIVNGQKTWTTLGQYGDWIFCLVRTDSSGKPQTGISFLLIDMKSPGVTVRPIIMLDGEHEVNEVFFDNVEVPAENLVGEENKGWTYAKYLLAHERTNIADVNRGKRELERLKRIAKAEGVYEDARFRDQIALLEVDIVALEMMVLRVLSAEKSGKQSLDVAGLLKIRGSEIQQRYSELMMLAAGPYALPFIQEAMEAGWQGDQALSSLWPRGSTHCAPLASHYFNYRKTTIYGGSNEVQRNIVAQTVLG; this is encoded by the coding sequence ATGGACCTGAACTTCACCACCGAGGAGCTCGCCTTCCGGGCCGAGATCCGCCAATGGGTGGCCGCAAACCTGCCCGCCGACATCAGCCACAAGGTGCACAACGCGCTGCGCCTGAACAAGGACGATTTGCAGCGCTGGGCCAAGATCCTGGGCAAGCAGGGCTGGCATGGCTGGGCCTGGCCGAAACAGTTCGGCGGCCCGGGCTGGAACGCCGTGCAGCGCCATCTGTTCGAGGAGGAATGCGCGCTGGCCGGTGCGCCGCGCGTGGTGCCCTTCGGCCCGGTGATGGTGGCGCCGGTGATCATGGCCTTCGGCAGCCAGGCCCAGCAGGAACGCCACCTGCCCGGCATCATGAGCGGCGAGGTCTGGTGGAGCCAGGGCTATAGCGAGCCGGGCTCGGGGTCGGATCTGGCGTCGGTGAAGTGCAAGGCCGAAAGGGTCAGTACCGGCCGGGGCGACCAATACATCGTCAACGGCCAGAAGACCTGGACCACGCTGGGCCAGTACGGCGACTGGATCTTCTGCCTGGTGCGCACCGACAGCAGCGGCAAGCCGCAGACCGGCATCTCTTTCCTGCTGATCGACATGAAGTCGCCCGGCGTGACCGTGCGCCCCATCATCATGCTGGACGGCGAGCATGAGGTGAACGAGGTGTTCTTCGACAACGTCGAGGTGCCGGCCGAGAACCTGGTGGGCGAGGAAAACAAGGGCTGGACCTATGCCAAGTACCTGCTGGCCCACGAGCGCACCAATATCGCCGACGTGAACCGCGGCAAGCGCGAGCTGGAGCGGCTCAAGCGCATCGCCAAGGCCGAGGGCGTCTATGAGGACGCCCGCTTCCGCGACCAGATCGCGCTGCTGGAGGTGGACATCGTGGCGCTGGAGATGATGGTGCTGCGCGTGCTGTCGGCCGAGAAGAGCGGCAAGCAGTCGCTCGACGTGGCGGGCCTGCTGAAGATCCGCGGCAGCGAGATCCAGCAGCGCTACAGCGAGTTGATGATGCTGGCCGCCGGCCCCTATGCCCTGCCCTTCATCCAGGAGGCGATGGAGGCGGGCTGGCAGGGCGACCAGGCGCTGAGCAGCCTGTGGCCGCGCGGCTCTACCCATTGCGCGCCGCTGGCCAGCCACTACTTCAACTATCGCAAGACCACCATCTACGGCGGCTCGAACGAAGTGCAACGCAATATCGTCGCGCAGACCGTGCTCGGCTGA